In Hyphomicrobiaceae bacterium, the following are encoded in one genomic region:
- a CDS encoding Fe(3+) ABC transporter substrate-binding protein: MTHAPRAFSRGFLSCLAITLSLAAFAVDDTARADGAVNIYSYREPKLIDPLLKDFTAKTGIKTNVIYAGSGLVERITAEGQNSPADVLLTNEFGLLIQAVNAGVTAPVSSTVIEKQIPASLRDPQGHWIGLTRRARIVYASKDRVAQDTITYEELADPKWRGKICSRSGQHTYNVSLIAAMIAHLGEEKAEAWLNGVKANLARKPAGGDREQVRDVKAGLCDLAIGNTYYMVAMQKIPAQKEWADAVKILFPNANDRGTHVNISGMSLLANAPNKDNAMKLMEYLVSDDAQKIYADADGEYPAVPDVKASEFVQSWGELKPDSLPLAKIAELRKKASELVDKVHFDAGPNS, from the coding sequence ATGACACATGCCCCACGCGCCTTTTCGCGCGGCTTCCTCTCCTGCCTTGCCATCACCCTCTCACTTGCAGCGTTCGCGGTTGATGACACCGCGCGCGCGGACGGAGCCGTTAACATCTACTCCTATCGCGAGCCCAAGCTCATCGACCCGCTGCTCAAGGACTTTACGGCCAAGACTGGCATCAAGACCAACGTCATTTATGCCGGGTCGGGCCTTGTCGAGCGGATCACCGCTGAGGGCCAGAACAGTCCCGCCGACGTTCTGCTTACAAACGAATTCGGCCTGCTCATTCAGGCTGTCAACGCCGGCGTTACCGCGCCGGTCTCTTCCACGGTCATAGAAAAGCAGATCCCCGCTTCGCTGCGCGATCCACAGGGCCATTGGATTGGCCTGACCCGTCGCGCGCGTATTGTTTACGCCTCTAAGGATCGCGTGGCGCAAGACACCATCACCTATGAGGAGCTCGCCGATCCGAAATGGCGCGGCAAGATCTGTTCCCGCTCGGGCCAACACACCTACAACGTCTCGCTCATTGCCGCGATGATCGCGCATCTGGGCGAGGAGAAAGCGGAAGCCTGGCTCAATGGCGTCAAGGCCAACCTCGCGCGCAAACCAGCGGGCGGCGACCGCGAGCAGGTTCGGGACGTCAAAGCCGGCCTGTGCGATCTCGCCATCGGCAACACATACTACATGGTCGCCATGCAAAAGATCCCGGCCCAAAAAGAGTGGGCTGACGCCGTAAAGATCCTGTTCCCCAACGCCAACGATCGCGGAACGCACGTCAATATCTCGGGGATGTCGCTGCTGGCCAACGCACCAAACAAAGACAATGCAATGAAGCTGATGGAGTACCTCGTCTCCGACGACGCGCAGAAGATCTACGCCGACGCAGACGGTGAGTATCCAGCCGTTCCCGACGTCAAAGCTTCCGAATTCGTCCAGTCATGGGGCGAGTTGAAGCCTGATTCTTTGCCATTGGCGAAGATCGCGGAGCTTAGAAA